From a single Rosa rugosa chromosome 7, drRosRugo1.1, whole genome shotgun sequence genomic region:
- the LOC133723435 gene encoding stemmadenine O-acetyltransferase-like translates to MKLEVQVSSKENIKPSSPTPGHLRYHPLSFLDQINSPSYFCFVHFYELNGGDTQPETSEISGHLKKSLAEVLTLFYPLAGRLKDNLYVHCNDEGIAYLEARVNKTTLSDLLDDPIPGELTKLVPFEGDVNEFSLGVQLNIFECGGVAIGISFSHKLTDGLSMLMFIKAWAATSRRALGDHQAEIEPPQFVSATFFPPKIFTQHDASFGMRKNKVTTKRFVFDAANIEDLRAKYVDLDKPLIKRPSRVESLSAFLWSRIVAASKDDDHVDDKLYRVMNVVNLRPLFNPPLPQSVFGNLVGISITSPTSSGAEYSSGFIKHSREQISNITDDYVKKLHQCDEHLGFLERYADVYKRGESTVTSMFSSICKFPLYDSDFGWGRPTYVGVPAFSFANTIVFVDPKEGGGIEVHVCLREEVMVKFERDPKLLSRLSLSSVGSGSIKKPIQTRSVKSGSGGFKGLLSRF, encoded by the coding sequence ATGAAGCTTGAAGTGCAAGTAAGCTCCAAGGAGAATATCAAACCATCTTCTCCAACCCCCGGCCATCTTCGCTATCACCCCTTGTCTTTTCTTGATCAAATCAATAGCCCATCCTACTTCTGTTTTGTGCACTTCTATGAACTGAATGGAGGAGACACACAACCTGAAACTAGCGAGATATCCGGCCATCTCAAGAAGTCGTTAGCCGAGGTCTTAACCCTTTTCTACCCACTCGCTGGACGACTCAAAGACAACCTTTATGTTCACTGCAATGATGAGGGCATAGCGTACCTTGAAGCTCGAGTCAACAAGACCACGCTTTCCGACCTTCTCGACGATCCCATCCCTGGTGAACTCACCAAACTCGTCCCATTTGAAGGAGATGTTAATGAATTCTCCCTCGGTGTGCAGCTTAACATTTTTGAATGCGGTGGAGTCGCTATTGGGATTTCCTTTTCCCACAAGCTTACAGATGGGTTATCTATGCTCATGTTCATCAAAGCTTGGGCTGCCACTTCCCGACGTGCCCTCGGAGATCATCAAGCTGAAATCGAGCCTCCACAGTTTGTTTCAGCAACATTCTTCCCGCCAAAGATATTCACACAACACGATGCAAGCTTTGGTATGAGAAAGAATAAAGTGACAACAAAAAGGTTTGTGTTTGATGCCGCCAACATTGAGGACCTCAGAGCAAAATATGTCGACCTAGACAAACCGTTGATCAAGCGCCCCTCGCGTGTCGAGTCCTTATCGGCTTTTCTATGGAGCCGAATAGTGGCTGCTTCGAAAGATGATGATCATGTTGACGACAAGTTGTATAGAGTGATGAATGTTGTCAATCTTCGTCCACTGTTCAATCCACCGTTGCCGCAATCTGTGTTTGGAAACCTCGTCGGGATTTCCATAACATCTCCAACATCCTCGGGGGCAGAATATTCTAGTGGTTTCATCAAGCACTCACGAGAGCAAATAAGCAACATTACCGACGACTACGTGAAAAAACTTCATCAATGTGATGAGCATTTGGGTTTTCTGGAGAGATATGCTGATGTTTATAAGAGAGGAGAGAGTACCGTGACGTCCATGTTCAGTAGTATATGCAAGTTTCCTCTGTATGACAGTGACTTTGGTTGGGGAAGACCAACGTATGTGGGCGTTCCGGCGTTCAGCTTCGCGAACACGATCGTTTTCGTCGACCCCAAAGAGGGTGGTGGAATAGAGGTCCACGTTTGCTTGAGGGAAGAGGTCATGGTTAAATTTGAAAGGGACCCCAAGTTGCTCTCACGGCTGAGTTTGAGTTCGGTTGGTTCGGGTTCAATCAAAAAACCTATTCAGACTAGATCGGTAAAGTCTGGATCGGGGGGATTTAAGGGTTTGCTCTCACGATTTTGA